The Triticum urartu cultivar G1812 chromosome 6, Tu2.1, whole genome shotgun sequence genome includes the window TCTGTTCCTTGGTCATTATCTTGACTTGTTAATTTGTTCTCATTATTTTTATGGTTATACATATATGCTCAACCTATGCATTTCCTGAACCTGAATTCCGTTTTTGTTTCAGTGGATACCTGAGCTGAAGCATTATGCACCAGGTGTGCCTATTATCCTCGTGGGAACAAAGCTTGGTAAGAACGTCACATGGCTACATTGTTTTCAGAAATCTGACATCCTGTTGTGTTTACGACGGAAGTGACGTTGGGTTTCTAGGCACATAGGTCTTTGTAAAGTTATTCACAGTAACGTGCAATTGGAGCCACACACTACAAGTGAAAGCAGGGGATGCTATCCAGATGAAAATAAATGAGGAAAAAACCCTTGAATCTAAGCTTCTGTGAACCTCATAGTATTTCACCACTGCTTTCTGTGCTTGAGAATATTGGTATACACCTAGATGAATTGTTGGCTGTTTAGTTCTTCGTGCTTGTGTTCTTTACCCTTGAACCTTTGATGGTTTAGACTGTCAGTTGTATTCCATTTTCACTTTGTACATTGCCCTGGCAGATCTTCGAGATGACAAGCAGTTCTTTGTGGACCATCCTGGTGCTGTTCCTATCACTACTGCTCAGGTATGGATGCATTACATCATGACTTGATCTTTTTTTCCTTGACTTTTTGTCTTTCTTGCTCTTTCCCTTGAAGGAGGCAATGTTGTGTTACTAACTTCAGATGCCAAATTCTGTAGGGGGAGGAACTAAAAAAGTTAATAGGCGCACCCTACTACATCGAATGCAGCTCGAAGACCCAACTAGTATAGCTATCTTCTTACATGTTTGCTTATTGCATAATGCAATGTGAGATGCTGACAGAGTTTGTTTTTCTGGTCCTTGTCGATTTTCAGAATGTCAAGGGTGTATTTGATGCGGCAATAAAGGTGGTACTTGCGCCACCAAAggcgaagaagaagaaaaaggcgCAGAGGGGGGCTTGCTCCATCTTGTGATCTAATCATCGGTAGACAAAGAACAAGGGCGAAGTTGCCGCCATGCTATATTATTGTTACGTCTTGCTTCAGCGGAGCTGCACTCTCATGGTCGTCGTCCCTCCCCCTACCCCACCCTAGGTTACCCACCGGCAGCTGCAGCAAGGTCTCTTTGTCGAGGCATTGGGCGATCCATTTGTTTGATTTCTCTTCTTCCTGCCTTGTGATTATCTCGTGTGACTGACAAGTCGTGGCAATTTAGGTAACTTGCTTAGTAGACGGTATTTCCCGTGTTTGAGACCCCGTAAAAAAAAAGTATCTCGTTGTTATCTCGGTTCCATAAGTAGAGACATGATGTAATCGCACTCAGTTTATTCTATTTTTGCTTGTTCTTTTCACTTCAATGGAAAATTATGTTTCCTTTCTTGTTATGGCCTGCCTGTATGCCTGCATTTAGATGCATCCTATCCTATGAATTGTGATTCGGTTTTGTTTCGCCGGCGTATGATTGCTGGCAAATGGAGCATGTGCTGTGCTTTGACCTGCCTGTTTTGATACTCACAGCTAGCACTTGTGGGTTGTGGCATATAATTGGAGATCATGGAGAGCATGTTGGCAGCAGGGTATGTTTTGTATGATATTGGGTGTGGTATCTGCTGCAATAGGATATTGTCGATATGTATCTGGCTGGGTACAATATCTGCCAGTCAGACAGGCCACCACTTCTATTTATTTTAAAACTTGGATACACATGCCATTGTGTGTCAATGGGGTATTAAATCTTTTGGGTGGATATGGTCTTGTTTGTTGGCCACCACTTGCCAGAAGCAATGCAACGCCGCCTGTCTGAATCAATTCAGAAGATGGCCAGCCAACTGAATTTGTCTGACGCTGTAACTCAAACAGAATTATTGCTTTAGAAGGATTGATTATTTGTGGCTGTATTTCAATCGGTTGGATCAAGGAGGGCGAACTAGAGTTACAATTTAATTTTATTGGAAAACATTCTATTTCACCAGACTGATTCTCTGTGCTGCATCAACTGCCTTGATCGCACCTCACCTATTACTTGGCGGCTAGGGCAAACTCACCCCTTCAGGCTTCGCCGGCGAGCCTGTGGATTCACCTCACCTTTGCTTGCGGTGGAATATTTCGTTTCTTATGATGTTGTCCCTAGAAAGAAGAAATACTCGGCTTTCCTTTGGACGAGATTTTTCTCGAATAAATAGATATACAACCTATAAGGAtgaagaaaaacaaaataaaaaagaAACGACGCCTAGAAAGAAGAAATACTCGGCTTTCCTTTGGACGAGATTTTTCTCGAATAAATAGATATACAACCACTAATATTTCTACCATGAGAACAGAAAATAAGGAtgaagaaaaacaaaataaaaaagaAACGACGCCTAGAAAGAAGAAATACTCGGCTTTCCTTTGGACGAGATTTTTCTCGAATAAATAGAT containing:
- the LOC125513494 gene encoding rac-like GTP-binding protein 6 isoform X1 encodes the protein MSASRFIKCVTVGDGAVGKTCMLISYTSNTFPTDYVPTVFDNFSANVVVDGNTVNLGLWDTAGQEDYNRLRPLSYRGADVFLLAFSLISKASYENVSKKWIPELKHYAPGVPIILVGTKLDLRDDKQFFVDHPGAVPITTAQGEELKKLIGAPYYIECSSKTQLNVKGVFDAAIKVVLAPPKAKKKKKAQRGACSIL
- the LOC125513494 gene encoding rac-like GTP-binding protein 6 isoform X2 encodes the protein MGSGVCAILDYVPTVFDNFSANVVVDGNTVNLGLWDTAGQEDYNRLRPLSYRGADVFLLAFSLISKASYENVSKKWIPELKHYAPGVPIILVGTKLDLRDDKQFFVDHPGAVPITTAQGEELKKLIGAPYYIECSSKTQLNVKGVFDAAIKVVLAPPKAKKKKKAQRGACSIL